The Sphingopyxis fribergensis genome contains a region encoding:
- a CDS encoding xanthine dehydrogenase family protein molybdopterin-binding subunit produces MAGIRDIVGKDKSRLPDVSRRSLLIGATAAGGLAIAWSLWPRDYQPNLTASPDEHIFNAFLKIGDDGHISAIVPQCEMGQGVTTLLPQIMADELGADWRTIAVESAPINPLYTNTLLVDEDSAVFTPRAGVPDFVSDVRSWARREWAVRHAVMLTANSSSVRMFEAPCRAAAAQARALLMMAAANRWDADWEECDTQDGFVTHGQKRLRFGDVAAAAALLEPPAEPVYRASSSDPLYGKELTRLDLPAKIDGSANYAGDIRLPDMVFAAIRQGPLGATTLKSIDRKQGLASPGLLHVVTHARWVAAVARNWWAANRALDRFAPVFETEGSPISTDRINTALKAALKDDGYRIASEGDVAEAMEGRRKISAEYAVAPAVHAPIETRTATAAPDRDGLRVWVATQAPAQCRDAIAGATGLAPANVTLFPMMAGGSFDACLDHSVAVQAAIIALQVKRPVQLAWSRAEEIMRLPPRAPARAKLTATLNAAGGIDALVTRIAVPPTNHEFRDRLFDNMPADIAQRAAAGRSDAAAVEGAASSYAIPNMAVDHCPADIGLPTGRWRGNADSYTAFFTECFVDELAARAGTDALSYRIAMLGNAPLLARCLLTATSLGGWEGGLSGTTQGLACHSMRGSHIALMATARQSEGGLQVEQLVAVVDAGRLVNPAIARQQIEGGLIFGLAAAVGATTDYEGGLATARKLGQLGLPDLSQTPQILVEFIDSDREPGGLGEIGVPVVAPAIANAMFAATGRRVRRLPLSAHPL; encoded by the coding sequence ATGGCCGGCATTCGCGACATAGTGGGGAAAGATAAATCGCGCCTGCCGGACGTCAGCCGCCGTTCGTTGCTCATCGGCGCGACCGCGGCGGGCGGACTGGCCATCGCGTGGAGCCTGTGGCCGCGCGACTATCAGCCGAACCTGACCGCATCCCCCGACGAGCATATCTTCAACGCGTTCCTGAAGATCGGCGACGACGGCCATATCAGCGCGATCGTCCCGCAATGCGAGATGGGTCAGGGCGTCACGACACTGCTGCCGCAGATCATGGCCGACGAACTCGGCGCCGACTGGCGCACGATCGCGGTCGAAAGTGCGCCGATCAACCCGCTCTATACCAACACGCTGCTCGTCGACGAGGATAGCGCGGTGTTTACCCCGCGCGCAGGCGTTCCCGATTTCGTGTCCGACGTGCGCAGCTGGGCGCGCCGCGAATGGGCCGTGCGCCATGCGGTGATGCTCACCGCAAACAGCTCGTCGGTGCGCATGTTCGAGGCGCCGTGCCGCGCCGCTGCGGCGCAGGCGCGCGCGCTGCTGATGATGGCGGCCGCCAATCGTTGGGACGCCGACTGGGAAGAATGCGACACGCAGGACGGTTTCGTCACCCATGGTCAGAAAAGGCTGCGTTTCGGAGACGTCGCGGCCGCCGCCGCGCTGCTCGAACCGCCTGCCGAACCCGTTTACCGCGCGAGCAGTTCGGACCCGCTCTACGGCAAGGAACTGACGCGGCTCGACCTGCCCGCCAAGATCGACGGGTCGGCCAATTATGCCGGCGACATCCGCCTGCCCGACATGGTGTTTGCGGCTATCCGCCAGGGCCCGCTCGGCGCGACGACGCTGAAAAGCATCGACCGCAAGCAGGGTCTCGCCTCGCCGGGCCTGCTGCATGTCGTGACGCATGCACGCTGGGTCGCGGCGGTCGCGCGCAACTGGTGGGCCGCGAACCGCGCGCTCGACCGCTTCGCGCCGGTGTTCGAGACCGAAGGTTCGCCGATATCGACCGACCGCATCAACACGGCGCTGAAGGCGGCGCTGAAAGACGACGGCTATCGCATCGCAAGCGAAGGCGACGTCGCCGAGGCGATGGAGGGGCGGCGGAAAATCTCCGCCGAATATGCCGTCGCGCCCGCAGTCCACGCGCCCATCGAAACGCGCACCGCGACCGCCGCGCCCGACCGGGACGGCCTCCGCGTCTGGGTTGCGACGCAGGCTCCCGCGCAGTGCCGCGACGCCATCGCCGGGGCGACCGGGCTGGCGCCCGCGAATGTCACGCTGTTCCCGATGATGGCGGGGGGATCGTTCGATGCCTGTCTCGACCACAGCGTCGCCGTCCAGGCTGCGATCATCGCGCTGCAAGTCAAACGCCCAGTCCAACTCGCCTGGTCGCGCGCCGAGGAGATCATGCGTCTGCCTCCGCGCGCGCCGGCGCGCGCAAAGTTGACCGCGACGCTCAACGCCGCGGGCGGGATCGACGCGCTGGTGACGCGCATCGCAGTGCCGCCAACCAACCATGAATTTCGCGACCGGCTGTTCGACAATATGCCGGCCGACATCGCACAGCGCGCGGCGGCGGGCCGATCCGACGCCGCCGCAGTCGAGGGTGCGGCGAGCAGCTATGCCATCCCGAATATGGCGGTCGACCATTGCCCCGCCGATATCGGCCTGCCGACGGGGCGCTGGCGCGGCAATGCCGATAGCTACACAGCCTTTTTCACCGAATGTTTCGTCGACGAACTGGCGGCGCGCGCCGGAACCGATGCTTTATCCTATCGCATCGCGATGCTCGGCAACGCGCCGCTGCTCGCGCGCTGCCTGCTCACCGCGACCAGCCTTGGCGGCTGGGAAGGCGGATTGTCGGGGACGACGCAGGGGCTCGCCTGCCATTCGATGCGCGGCAGCCATATCGCGCTGATGGCGACCGCAAGGCAGAGCGAGGGCGGGCTGCAGGTCGAGCAATTGGTCGCGGTGGTCGACGCCGGGCGGCTGGTGAACCCGGCGATCGCGCGGCAGCAAATCGAGGGCGGGCTGATATTCGGCCTCGCCGCCGCGGTCGGCGCGACGACCGATTATGAAGGCGGCCTCGCAACCGCGCGCAAGCTCGGCCAGCTCGGCCTCCCCGACCTGTCGCAGACGCCGCAGATCCTGGTCGAATTCATCGACAGCGACCGCGAGCCCGGCGGACTCGGCGAAATCGGCGTGCCTGTTGTTGCGCCCGCGATCGCCA
- a CDS encoding CoA-binding protein encodes MAINDETEIRELLGQKRRIAVVGASPNPARASNGVLAFLVAQGHNVIAVNPGHAGTTIHGAPVVATLADVEPPAEIVDIFRNSDDAGTAVDEAIVHGAKAVWMQLGVINEAAAKRAEAAGLTVVMDRCPKIEIPRLGLLK; translated from the coding sequence ATGGCGATCAACGACGAAACCGAGATTCGCGAACTGCTCGGGCAAAAGCGCCGTATCGCGGTGGTGGGCGCCTCTCCCAACCCCGCGCGCGCGTCGAACGGCGTTCTCGCCTTTCTGGTCGCGCAGGGACATAATGTGATCGCGGTCAACCCGGGTCATGCCGGCACGACGATTCACGGCGCACCCGTGGTCGCGACCCTCGCAGATGTCGAACCGCCGGCCGAAATCGTGGACATCTTCCGCAACAGCGACGACGCCGGAACCGCGGTCGACGAAGCGATCGTCCATGGCGCCAAGGCCGTGTGGATGCAGCTCGGCGTCATCAACGAGGCCGCAGCGAAGCGCGCCGAAGCCGCAGGACTGACCGTCGTTATGGACCGTTGTCCCAAGATCGAAATCCCGCGGCTCGGCCTGCTGAAGTGA